One segment of Arthrobacter sp. MMS18-M83 DNA contains the following:
- a CDS encoding DegV family protein: protein MTDREPPAWLWLKERLARLRQSTTPGRSGAEPPPVAVRTAVVTDSAAALPAEWVKAFIADGRLAVVPMPVMVGEEIYGEGEDDITETLALALAAGSSVKTSRPSPGQFEQAYLAAQSRGFEAVVSIHISAGLSGTADAARLAAQRVAIPVEVIDSRTVGMALGMGVQSALVAAADGRSATEVRRFAEERLSRTKVYFYVPSLEQLRRGGRIGAAASLLGTMLSIKPILAVDDGKIVPLERVRSAAKAVARLEEIVDADVNSRPLGQSRLAVHHFGNLAEAEGLASRLGENCLGCPPAQISALPAVLAAHAGLGVLVVVVGESSTPGVTAGDSSASGSAADKDLAKPSAGGD from the coding sequence TTGACGGACCGCGAACCACCCGCATGGTTGTGGCTCAAGGAACGTTTGGCGCGCCTGCGTCAGTCCACGACGCCGGGTCGCAGCGGAGCTGAACCGCCGCCTGTCGCCGTACGGACCGCCGTCGTCACTGACTCGGCAGCCGCCCTGCCGGCCGAATGGGTCAAGGCGTTCATCGCGGACGGGCGTCTCGCCGTCGTACCGATGCCTGTCATGGTGGGCGAAGAAATCTACGGCGAGGGCGAAGACGACATCACCGAGACACTGGCGCTGGCTTTGGCGGCCGGATCGTCAGTGAAGACTTCACGTCCTTCACCCGGGCAATTCGAACAGGCATACCTCGCCGCGCAGTCTCGCGGCTTTGAGGCTGTCGTCTCCATCCATATTTCCGCCGGGCTGTCCGGCACCGCCGATGCCGCCCGGTTGGCTGCGCAGCGGGTTGCAATCCCGGTGGAGGTCATTGACTCGCGCACCGTCGGAATGGCGCTAGGCATGGGTGTCCAAAGTGCGCTCGTCGCCGCAGCAGACGGCCGTTCGGCGACCGAAGTCCGTCGCTTTGCCGAGGAGCGATTGAGCCGCACCAAGGTCTATTTCTACGTGCCGAGCCTTGAGCAGCTACGGCGCGGCGGACGAATCGGCGCTGCCGCGTCCTTGCTCGGGACAATGCTGTCCATCAAACCGATCCTGGCGGTCGACGACGGCAAGATCGTGCCGCTTGAGAGGGTGCGTTCGGCGGCTAAAGCCGTCGCTCGGCTTGAGGAAATCGTTGACGCGGATGTCAACTCCCGGCCTTTGGGACAATCCCGGCTTGCCGTGCACCATTTTGGAAACCTGGCAGAGGCCGAAGGGCTGGCGTCGCGACTGGGGGAGAACTGCCTGGGATGCCCGCCTGCACAGATCAGTGCCCTGCCCGCCGTCCTGGCAGCTCACGCAGGTCTGGGCGTTTTGGTGGTGGTCGTCGGGGAAAGCAGCACACCTGGCGTCACGGCAGGCGATTCCAGCGCGAGCGGTTCCGCGGCAGACAAAGACCTCGCGAAGCCGTCCGCGGGCGGCGACTGA
- the lepA gene encoding translation elongation factor 4 produces the protein MSPMARTAPVPAATDPAIIRNFCIIAHIDHGKSTLADRMLQYTGVVKSRDMKAQYLDRMDIERERGITIKSQAVRMPWELDGTSYALNMIDTPGHVDFTYEVSRSLAACEGAVLLVDAAQGIEAQTLANLYLAMENNLTIIPVLNKIDLPAAQPEKYAAELANLIGGDPEDVLRVSGKTGAGVEALLDKIVRDLPAPVGDPNAPARAMIFDSVYDTYRGVVTYVRVVDGMLHPRERIQMMSTRATHELLEIGVSSPEPTPSKGLGVGEVGYLITGVKDVRQSKVGDTVTNLAKPAAQSLAGYADAKPMVFSGLYPLDGTDYPVLRDALEKLMLNDAALVYEPETSAALGFGFRVGFLGLLHLEITRERLEREYNLDLISTAPNVEYEVTLEDKRVLHVTNPSEYPTGKISEVREPMVSATILAPNEFVGAIMELCQSRRGVMGGMDYLSEDRVEIRYRLPLAEIVFDFFDILKSKTRGYGSLDWKADGEQVADLVKVDIMLQGEQVDAFSAITHRDKAYAYGVMMTGKLRELIPRQQFEVPIQAAIGSRIIARESIRAIRKDVLAKCYGGDITRKRKLLEKQKEGKKRMKMVGRVEVPQEAFIAALTTDESKDKAKK, from the coding sequence GTGTCTCCCATGGCCCGCACCGCACCGGTGCCCGCCGCGACAGATCCGGCCATCATCCGGAACTTCTGCATCATCGCCCACATCGACCACGGTAAATCCACCTTGGCCGACCGCATGTTGCAGTACACCGGCGTCGTTAAATCCCGCGACATGAAGGCCCAATATCTGGACCGTATGGATATCGAGCGCGAGCGTGGCATCACCATCAAGTCCCAGGCTGTCCGCATGCCCTGGGAACTTGACGGCACCAGCTACGCCTTGAACATGATCGATACCCCTGGCCACGTTGACTTCACGTATGAGGTCTCCCGCTCCCTCGCGGCCTGTGAAGGCGCGGTTCTCCTGGTCGACGCGGCGCAGGGCATCGAAGCCCAGACCCTGGCCAACCTCTACTTGGCGATGGAAAACAACCTCACCATCATTCCGGTGCTCAACAAGATCGACCTCCCGGCCGCCCAGCCCGAAAAGTACGCGGCGGAACTCGCCAACCTGATCGGCGGCGACCCCGAGGACGTGCTGCGCGTGTCCGGCAAGACCGGCGCCGGCGTGGAGGCCCTCCTGGACAAGATCGTCCGCGATCTACCTGCACCCGTTGGCGACCCCAACGCCCCGGCGCGCGCCATGATTTTCGATTCCGTGTATGACACGTATCGCGGCGTGGTCACCTATGTCCGCGTGGTGGACGGCATGCTGCACCCGCGCGAGCGGATCCAGATGATGTCCACCCGTGCCACCCACGAACTGCTGGAAATCGGGGTCAGCTCGCCGGAACCCACTCCCTCCAAGGGACTGGGCGTCGGCGAGGTCGGCTACCTGATCACCGGTGTAAAGGACGTCCGCCAGTCGAAGGTGGGCGACACCGTGACCAACCTGGCCAAGCCCGCTGCGCAATCCCTGGCCGGTTATGCCGATGCCAAACCCATGGTCTTCTCGGGCCTGTATCCCCTGGACGGCACGGACTATCCGGTGCTCCGGGATGCCCTCGAGAAGCTGATGCTCAACGACGCCGCACTCGTCTATGAACCGGAGACCTCGGCCGCGCTCGGCTTCGGTTTCCGCGTGGGATTCCTGGGCCTGCTGCACCTCGAAATCACCCGTGAGCGCCTCGAGCGCGAGTACAACCTCGACCTCATCTCGACCGCTCCGAACGTGGAGTATGAGGTCACGCTGGAGGACAAGCGTGTCCTTCACGTCACCAACCCCAGCGAATACCCCACGGGCAAGATCTCGGAGGTCCGTGAGCCGATGGTGTCCGCCACCATCCTGGCGCCCAATGAATTTGTCGGCGCCATCATGGAATTGTGCCAGAGCCGCCGTGGGGTCATGGGCGGCATGGACTACCTCTCCGAGGACCGTGTAGAGATCCGATACCGCTTGCCGCTTGCCGAAATTGTCTTCGACTTCTTCGACATCCTTAAGTCCAAGACCCGTGGCTACGGTTCGTTGGACTGGAAGGCCGACGGCGAGCAAGTTGCCGATCTGGTCAAAGTTGACATCATGCTCCAAGGCGAGCAGGTTGACGCCTTCAGCGCCATCACCCACCGTGACAAGGCCTACGCCTACGGGGTCATGATGACCGGCAAGCTTCGCGAGCTCATTCCGCGCCAGCAGTTCGAGGTGCCCATCCAGGCTGCCATCGGCTCGCGCATCATTGCCCGCGAAAGCATCCGCGCCATCCGTAAGGACGTCCTTGCCAAATGCTACGGCGGTGACATCACCCGTAAGCGCAAACTTCTGGAAAAGCAGAAGGAAGGCAAGAAGCGCATGAAGATGGTGGGCCGTGTGGAGGTTCCACAGGAAGCGTTCATCGCAGCCCTTACCACCGACGAATCCAAGGACAAGGCCAAGAAGTAA
- the rpsT gene encoding 30S ribosomal protein S20 yields the protein MANIKSQKKRILTNEKARLRNNAVKSELKTAIRAVATAVESTDKDAAAKALVAASRKLDKAVSKGVIHKNNAANRKSAISKKVNAL from the coding sequence GTGGCTAATATCAAGTCCCAGAAGAAGCGCATCCTCACCAACGAGAAGGCTCGCCTGCGTAACAACGCTGTCAAGTCTGAGCTGAAGACGGCCATCCGCGCCGTTGCCACCGCCGTTGAGTCCACGGACAAGGATGCCGCTGCAAAGGCTCTTGTTGCTGCCAGCCGTAAGCTGGATAAGGCTGTCAGCAAGGGCGTTATTCACAAGAATAACGCTGCAAACCGCAAGTCGGCGATCTCCAAAAAGGTCAACGCACTCTAA
- the holA gene encoding DNA polymerase III subunit delta → MAAAQVTKAKASAANAIGWRDVTPSAVVLITGPEEYLGIRAMDRIRSQVRATAPDVEISKLNAGSYESGSLAMTVTPSLFDEAKLIEIEGLESMNDAFLADALNYLTHPENDVVLVLRHGGGVRGKKLLDAIKSSGWPVADCQPLKKDAEKTAFVVSEFKAGGRRIEAEAVQALVNAVGASLSELAAACSQLIADATTAVDAATVERYYGGRVEATAFKVADAAMAGNGPQALSSLRHALATGVDPVPLVAALAAKLRSLAKVAGAQGSSAQIAKQLGMQPWLVEQAQRDVRRWTPEGLIRSIQVTAEADAQVKGLSRDPVYAVEHAVTVIAASARGR, encoded by the coding sequence TTGGCTGCTGCCCAGGTCACCAAGGCTAAAGCCTCCGCGGCGAACGCCATCGGCTGGCGGGACGTTACCCCGTCCGCTGTAGTGCTTATCACCGGCCCTGAGGAGTACCTCGGAATCCGTGCAATGGATCGGATCCGTTCCCAGGTGCGGGCCACCGCGCCGGACGTGGAAATCAGCAAACTCAACGCGGGAAGCTACGAGTCCGGTTCCCTCGCGATGACTGTCACGCCGTCATTGTTCGATGAGGCCAAACTCATCGAGATCGAGGGCCTTGAGTCCATGAACGATGCCTTTCTTGCCGATGCGCTGAATTACCTCACACATCCTGAGAATGACGTCGTGTTGGTCCTTCGTCATGGTGGGGGAGTACGGGGCAAGAAGCTTCTGGACGCCATCAAGTCATCCGGATGGCCGGTCGCGGATTGCCAGCCTTTGAAAAAGGATGCCGAGAAAACAGCATTCGTCGTCTCGGAATTCAAGGCAGGCGGCCGCCGCATCGAAGCGGAAGCTGTCCAGGCCCTCGTCAACGCAGTCGGTGCCAGCCTCTCGGAGCTCGCAGCAGCATGCAGCCAGCTCATCGCGGATGCCACCACCGCCGTGGACGCAGCCACCGTTGAGCGGTACTACGGGGGCCGTGTAGAAGCCACGGCATTCAAGGTTGCGGACGCCGCCATGGCCGGCAACGGACCGCAGGCCCTGTCCAGCCTCCGGCACGCCCTCGCCACCGGAGTTGACCCCGTGCCGCTGGTTGCCGCCCTTGCCGCGAAACTCCGCTCCCTCGCCAAGGTTGCGGGAGCCCAGGGCTCGTCGGCACAGATCGCCAAGCAGCTTGGCATGCAGCCCTGGCTCGTGGAGCAGGCGCAGCGGGACGTCCGACGGTGGACTCCTGAAGGCCTGATCCGTTCCATCCAGGTAACGGCTGAAGCGGACGCCCAGGTCAAAGGCCTCTCGCGGGATCCGGTGTACGCGGTGGAGCACGCTGTCACGGTCATTGCCGCTTCCGCCCGGGGCCGGTAG
- the hemW gene encoding radical SAM family heme chaperone HemW, translating into MPSVLPLGDPAPADGLLPPQVLDGVESRKFGLYVHIPFCAVRCGYCDFNTYTATELGGGASQDAYASSAISEIDFAVKAMGASGLPHRPLSTVFFGGGTPTLLPAEDLARILTAAVGHWGLETGAEVTTEANPDSVTPESLQLLADAGFTRVSFGMQSAVPHVLKVLDRTHTPSRVPLVVQWARDAGLAVSLDLIYGTPGESMADWQTSLETALSYEPDHISAYALIVEEGTKLAAQIRRGEVPGIDDDDHAAKYELADQLISAAGLDWYEVSNWSRTPQQACKHNLAYWRGDDWWGIGPGAHSHMGGVRWWNVKHPTAYANRLGLGVSPAAGRETLDAGTREVERIMLEARLGTGLQVDALDKVGRHAVAGLIADGLVEPAAAFQGRLILTLKGRLLADAVVRRILPE; encoded by the coding sequence GTGCCTAGCGTCCTTCCCCTCGGAGATCCCGCACCTGCGGACGGCCTCCTGCCGCCGCAGGTGCTTGACGGTGTCGAGTCACGCAAGTTTGGACTGTACGTCCATATACCTTTCTGTGCCGTGCGCTGCGGATACTGCGACTTCAACACCTATACCGCCACCGAGCTTGGGGGCGGCGCATCCCAGGACGCGTACGCATCGAGTGCGATTTCGGAAATTGACTTCGCAGTCAAGGCCATGGGCGCGTCCGGACTGCCGCATCGGCCCTTGAGCACGGTGTTCTTCGGCGGAGGCACGCCGACCCTGCTGCCCGCTGAAGACCTGGCACGCATCCTGACGGCCGCCGTCGGGCACTGGGGGCTGGAAACCGGAGCCGAAGTCACCACTGAAGCGAACCCGGACTCGGTGACTCCCGAGTCGCTCCAGCTGCTGGCCGACGCGGGCTTCACACGGGTCTCCTTCGGCATGCAGTCAGCAGTCCCGCACGTCCTCAAGGTTCTGGACCGTACCCACACGCCCAGCAGGGTCCCGTTAGTGGTTCAATGGGCGCGCGACGCCGGCCTTGCCGTGAGCCTCGACCTGATCTACGGCACTCCAGGCGAGTCGATGGCCGATTGGCAGACTTCCCTTGAGACTGCCTTGTCCTACGAACCGGACCACATCAGCGCCTACGCGTTGATCGTGGAGGAAGGCACCAAGCTGGCTGCCCAGATCCGGCGCGGGGAAGTACCCGGAATCGACGACGACGACCACGCCGCCAAATACGAACTCGCCGATCAGCTGATCAGCGCCGCCGGGCTCGACTGGTACGAGGTCAGCAACTGGTCCCGCACACCCCAACAGGCATGCAAACACAACCTTGCATACTGGCGGGGAGACGATTGGTGGGGCATCGGACCCGGCGCGCATTCCCACATGGGCGGTGTCCGCTGGTGGAACGTCAAACACCCCACCGCTTACGCAAACAGGCTCGGTCTGGGCGTCTCTCCTGCCGCTGGGCGCGAAACCCTCGACGCCGGAACCCGGGAAGTGGAACGCATCATGCTGGAGGCGCGCCTCGGCACGGGGCTCCAGGTAGACGCCCTCGACAAGGTGGGCCGCCATGCCGTGGCCGGCCTCATTGCCGATGGCCTGGTGGAGCCTGCGGCGGCCTTCCAAGGGCGGCTGATTTTGACGCTCAAGGGGCGGCTACTGGCCGACGCCGTGGTGCGCCGCATCCTCCCGGAGTAG
- a CDS encoding DUF4870 domain-containing protein, producing the protein MADNAPDDGDGASGQSQYHGVPANALPLTASEDRQWATLAHFGGILGCVPSLLIYLIFRERGPFTAQESKEALNFTLPPTIAAVLANILVLLPVVGNLFAVLATAIWVAVTCFSVSAGIRVNHGQPHRYRFNLRWIK; encoded by the coding sequence GTGGCAGACAACGCTCCTGACGATGGGGACGGCGCCTCGGGCCAGTCCCAGTACCACGGCGTTCCTGCCAATGCGCTGCCCTTGACGGCCTCCGAAGACCGTCAATGGGCCACCCTGGCGCACTTCGGCGGGATCCTTGGTTGTGTGCCCTCGCTCCTGATCTACCTGATTTTCCGCGAACGTGGCCCCTTCACGGCACAGGAATCCAAAGAGGCGCTGAACTTCACTTTGCCTCCAACGATTGCCGCAGTGCTCGCCAACATTCTGGTCTTGCTCCCGGTGGTTGGAAACTTGTTCGCAGTCCTGGCCACGGCAATCTGGGTCGCTGTGACGTGCTTCTCCGTGTCTGCCGGCATCCGCGTCAACCACGGGCAGCCGCACCGCTACCGCTTCAACCTGCGCTGGATCAAGTAG
- a CDS encoding ComEA family DNA-binding protein produces the protein MKNPGIVTLPAGARVFDAIAAAGGAEPTAELNGLNLAALVQDAAKIHVPRAGEAVTAPAAGTAGGAAGGSSGGAASGSGSPGTGASAGGKLNLNTATAEELDALPKVGPVLAKRIVEWRQQRGPFAAVEDLDAVDGVGPKMMESLLPLVTV, from the coding sequence GTGAAGAACCCCGGGATCGTCACATTGCCGGCCGGAGCGCGAGTGTTTGATGCGATCGCCGCTGCCGGGGGAGCGGAGCCGACCGCCGAGCTGAACGGCCTCAACCTTGCCGCGCTAGTTCAGGACGCCGCGAAAATCCATGTTCCGCGGGCAGGGGAGGCCGTTACCGCTCCGGCGGCTGGTACTGCGGGCGGGGCCGCGGGTGGTAGCAGTGGCGGGGCAGCTTCGGGAAGCGGTAGCCCGGGAACCGGAGCCTCTGCTGGAGGAAAGCTCAACTTAAACACTGCGACGGCTGAGGAACTCGATGCCCTGCCAAAGGTTGGTCCGGTCCTGGCCAAGCGCATCGTGGAGTGGAGGCAGCAGCGCGGTCCGTTTGCGGCGGTGGAAGATCTGGATGCCGTAGATGGCGTCGGCCCGAAGATGATGGAATCCCTGCTGCCCTTGGTGACGGTCTGA
- a CDS encoding ComEC/Rec2 family competence protein — MGGNSRSRSRTLAATLAVACLFGAAVAAHAAMDAGPRQDGPVAEAAASRDSVIIHVLIVGEPRELGTGSRGSGRWAVPAEVMDIATDGQLIRSRTRILLTGGQGWDQVAMGDEIRTAGKLKQAKAGQLEAGVLAAATPPMKPDGRHDLDAQHRPNAQPRLETEGVMPGGPAQLRKQFASAAEWLQGDAAGLLPGMVTGDTSGLDEGLEAAMKTTGTTHLTAVSGANCSLILGGLVLLARSLRLPRSGAAIVALVGLAAFVMMVGPDASVLRAAVMGAIGLTALSGGRRGRSLGFLCLAISSLLILDPSLGMSVGFLLSVLATLGIVLLASPIASWAPAWLPSWIASAIAVPLSAQLLCSPVIVALQPQFSSYSLLTNVAAAAFVPPVTILGTIAVPIVPLVPWLAAIPMAIAGANAGMVAVIARFFAGLPGAALPWPEGLAGIATMLLWSVVTILLVWLVLHPAWTGHTVLALHRRLLLLMKAAESTVRRRWAKRHSGAPGRPAVGPRPWRKLRRTLDVGDWD, encoded by the coding sequence GTGGGCGGTAACTCGCGTTCGCGCTCAAGGACCCTTGCCGCCACCCTGGCCGTTGCGTGCTTGTTCGGTGCGGCCGTGGCGGCCCATGCAGCAATGGATGCGGGACCGCGCCAGGACGGTCCCGTCGCTGAGGCCGCGGCATCGCGGGACTCCGTTATCATCCACGTGCTGATCGTGGGAGAGCCCCGCGAACTGGGCACTGGCTCGCGTGGATCGGGACGGTGGGCAGTTCCGGCAGAAGTGATGGACATAGCAACCGATGGTCAGTTGATCCGTTCCCGCACAAGAATTCTGCTCACCGGGGGGCAGGGCTGGGACCAGGTCGCAATGGGCGACGAGATCAGAACCGCGGGGAAGCTGAAGCAGGCAAAAGCAGGGCAGTTGGAGGCCGGAGTTCTCGCGGCCGCTACACCTCCTATGAAGCCGGACGGCCGGCATGACCTCGACGCACAGCACCGCCCCAACGCACAGCCCAGGTTGGAAACGGAGGGCGTTATGCCGGGAGGTCCGGCGCAGTTGAGGAAGCAATTCGCCTCTGCTGCCGAATGGTTGCAGGGCGACGCCGCAGGTCTTTTGCCCGGAATGGTCACGGGCGACACCTCCGGCCTGGACGAAGGCCTGGAAGCCGCTATGAAAACCACCGGCACCACCCATCTCACGGCCGTCAGCGGCGCAAATTGCAGCCTGATCCTCGGCGGCCTGGTGCTTTTGGCCAGAAGCTTGCGGCTTCCCAGGAGCGGAGCGGCAATCGTGGCCCTCGTGGGCTTGGCGGCCTTTGTCATGATGGTCGGCCCGGATGCGAGCGTCCTCAGGGCGGCCGTTATGGGTGCTATCGGCCTCACAGCCCTTAGCGGCGGGCGGCGGGGCCGGAGTCTGGGCTTTCTCTGCCTCGCAATCAGTAGCCTGCTCATTCTGGATCCTTCACTTGGCATGAGCGTGGGATTCCTCCTGTCGGTCCTCGCCACGCTGGGAATTGTCCTTTTGGCAAGCCCCATCGCATCCTGGGCTCCAGCTTGGCTGCCTTCCTGGATCGCTTCGGCCATTGCCGTTCCTTTGTCAGCGCAGCTCCTGTGCAGCCCGGTGATTGTTGCCTTGCAGCCACAATTCTCCAGCTACTCATTGCTGACGAACGTCGCGGCAGCTGCGTTCGTCCCACCGGTGACTATCCTGGGGACCATTGCCGTTCCGATCGTTCCCTTGGTTCCCTGGTTAGCCGCCATCCCTATGGCCATTGCCGGAGCGAACGCGGGAATGGTGGCGGTCATCGCCCGGTTCTTCGCAGGACTTCCGGGAGCGGCGCTGCCCTGGCCGGAAGGCCTGGCAGGAATTGCCACCATGCTTCTGTGGTCTGTTGTGACCATCCTGCTCGTGTGGCTGGTCCTGCATCCAGCGTGGACGGGCCACACCGTGCTGGCTTTGCACCGCCGGCTATTGCTCCTCATGAAGGCTGCGGAGTCAACTGTCCGTCGCCGATGGGCTAAGAGGCATTCCGGGGCTCCCGGACGCCCTGCTGTAGGGCCGAGGCCTTGGCGAAAACTGCGCAGGACACTGGACGTGGGAGACTGGGACTGA
- a CDS encoding type II toxin-antitoxin system PemK/MazF family toxin, whose translation MASDTHLLGRLLKGSLGYLRRIVGAPAGREPRQPPKSRASAANRPRNAAAGVGQLSRPYPGDFRGKVSPRYSPNPDGKPDPGEIVWSWVPYEEDYSEGKDRPVLLIGHDGMWLLGLMLTSKDHDNGRRSGDYVDIGTGAWDPRGRPSEVKVDRVVRINPADVRREGAVLDKRTFQLVARRLGGQHDSA comes from the coding sequence ATGGCATCGGACACACATTTGCTTGGCAGGCTCCTCAAAGGCTCCCTGGGCTACCTTCGACGGATCGTCGGAGCACCCGCCGGTAGAGAGCCCCGCCAGCCACCGAAAAGCCGGGCGTCGGCGGCGAACCGCCCCCGGAACGCGGCGGCCGGCGTCGGGCAGCTTTCCCGGCCCTATCCGGGGGACTTCCGGGGCAAGGTCTCTCCGCGGTACTCCCCCAACCCTGATGGCAAACCGGATCCCGGAGAGATCGTGTGGTCGTGGGTCCCCTACGAAGAGGACTATTCCGAGGGGAAGGATCGGCCGGTCCTTTTGATAGGGCACGACGGCATGTGGCTGCTGGGGCTGATGTTGACCAGCAAAGACCACGACAATGGCCGCCGCTCAGGTGACTACGTGGACATCGGGACCGGCGCCTGGGACCCCAGAGGCCGGCCCAGTGAGGTCAAGGTTGACAGGGTGGTACGCATCAATCCCGCGGACGTCCGGCGTGAGGGCGCCGTCCTGGACAAACGCACCTTCCAGCTGGTGGCCCGGCGACTGGGTGGGCAACACGACTCGGCGTAG
- a CDS encoding DUF3097 domain-containing protein has translation MSYNNWGPQDLSSPAKRQLPEVPVERGMVLEDVQSGWVGAVTRVEKAGGIHIVVLEDRRGKNKSFRLGFGFLLDGQPVKLLPPAPRAASGAVVGQAGRTASGSVRVAGQRAQVAKASRIWVEGKHDAELVEKVWGDDLRVEGIVVEPLHGVDDLKAAIAEFSPGPGRRLGVLVDHLVPDSKESRIAADAMTLPGAAGNVLIVGHPYVDVWQAIRPKVLGIEQWPTIARGTDWKSGILKSFGWPHETAEDVGLGWQKLLGAVHSYADLEASLLGRVEEVIDFLTVP, from the coding sequence GTGTCTTACAACAATTGGGGCCCGCAAGACCTCTCCTCGCCTGCCAAGCGGCAACTGCCTGAGGTGCCCGTTGAACGCGGAATGGTCCTCGAGGACGTACAGTCCGGTTGGGTCGGGGCTGTGACCAGGGTCGAAAAGGCCGGCGGCATCCACATTGTGGTGCTGGAGGACCGCCGGGGAAAGAACAAGTCGTTCCGGCTCGGCTTCGGATTCCTCCTCGACGGACAACCGGTGAAACTTCTGCCGCCGGCGCCACGCGCCGCCTCCGGAGCGGTTGTCGGGCAAGCGGGCAGGACTGCTTCGGGATCCGTCCGGGTGGCCGGCCAAAGAGCGCAAGTCGCCAAGGCAAGCCGGATCTGGGTGGAAGGAAAACACGACGCCGAACTCGTGGAGAAGGTCTGGGGAGATGACCTTCGGGTGGAGGGAATCGTCGTCGAACCCTTGCATGGCGTTGACGATCTTAAAGCAGCGATTGCCGAGTTCTCTCCCGGCCCGGGCCGCAGGCTCGGAGTCCTGGTGGACCACCTGGTGCCGGATTCGAAAGAGTCGCGGATTGCCGCCGATGCCATGACACTGCCTGGCGCCGCAGGAAACGTCCTGATAGTGGGCCACCCCTATGTGGACGTCTGGCAGGCCATCCGCCCCAAGGTTCTGGGGATCGAGCAATGGCCCACGATCGCCCGCGGGACCGATTGGAAGAGCGGCATCTTGAAGTCGTTCGGTTGGCCGCATGAGACAGCCGAGGACGTCGGGCTAGGCTGGCAGAAGCTTCTCGGCGCCGTCCACAGCTACGCGGACTTGGAGGCCTCCCTGCTGGGACGGGTGGAGGAAGTGATCGATTTCCTGACCGTACCGTGA
- a CDS encoding META domain-containing protein: protein MRSNIPGRQEPWRHEAPAAVRDPRSSLELDHGQPRPARDFQTPVGVVPYLVPGGWHSLITPDADGGHDELISKLGAIILVGIVETMYEKLSDRDLIHVYAPISFNIQGDSMKHSRFPKFIFCLFFVGLLMTSCASGPVGKAGTAVPTPPPISSATPQVSCAPFLPSAPCSQYVSISGTSNGVTLPWVAAGGLTVELNSVNGGLELTAKTPCNPISGPAMITGSTLIVEKLALGAVGCVGDPAEQEKWVVQFLKQPIEMTSNQDTLTWKGGTDTLNFKSK from the coding sequence GTGCGCAGCAACATCCCTGGCAGGCAAGAACCCTGGCGCCATGAAGCACCGGCGGCGGTCCGGGATCCTCGCTCTTCTCTTGAGCTCGATCACGGGCAGCCCCGGCCGGCCCGCGACTTCCAAACGCCGGTCGGGGTTGTCCCCTACCTCGTTCCTGGCGGATGGCATTCACTGATTACCCCGGACGCAGACGGCGGCCATGACGAGCTAATATCGAAACTCGGGGCGATCATCCTAGTAGGAATCGTTGAAACAATGTATGAGAAACTCAGCGACAGAGACCTCATCCACGTATATGCTCCGATCAGTTTCAACATTCAGGGGGATTCGATGAAGCATTCTCGGTTTCCGAAATTCATTTTTTGCTTATTTTTCGTCGGCCTGCTCATGACTTCTTGCGCGTCCGGACCGGTCGGTAAAGCCGGCACAGCGGTACCCACTCCGCCTCCGATCAGTTCCGCAACTCCACAGGTATCCTGCGCGCCTTTCCTTCCGTCTGCTCCGTGCTCTCAATACGTCAGCATTTCGGGAACTTCGAATGGCGTCACTCTCCCGTGGGTAGCCGCTGGCGGGCTTACGGTGGAGCTGAATTCTGTGAATGGTGGACTGGAGCTCACCGCGAAAACTCCCTGCAATCCGATCAGCGGACCAGCAATGATCACAGGGAGCACTCTCATTGTTGAAAAGCTGGCGCTCGGAGCGGTTGGATGCGTCGGCGACCCGGCTGAACAGGAAAAGTGGGTCGTACAGTTCCTGAAACAGCCCATTGAAATGACCTCTAATCAGGACACTTTGACATGGAAGGGTGGAACCGACACTCTCAACTTCAAAAGCAAGTAA